One window of Burkholderia vietnamiensis LMG 10929 genomic DNA carries:
- a CDS encoding ATP phosphoribosyltransferase regulatory subunit produces the protein MSTWLLPENIADVLPSEARKIEELRRRLLDRFRSYGYEMVMPPLLEYLESLLTSGGADLRLRTFKLVDQLSGRTLGLRADITPQVARIDAHLLNRQGVTRLCYAGHVMHTRPRGLHATREQIQIGAEIYGHAGLEADLEIQQLMLDALHLAGLSRIRLDLCHAGVLAALLARDAQATARGEALYDALSGKDVPLLHELTDDLGADTRAALRALPHLYGDASVLDEARARLPVLPEITRALDDLAQLAASAKGVEVAVDLADLRGYAYHSGAMFTAYIDGVPNAIARGGRYDHVGQAYGRARPATGFSLDLRELARISPVEARGTAILAPWAQDDALSAAVAALRDAGEVVIQALPGHDHVLDEFACDRSLVERAGAWVVEPR, from the coding sequence ATGTCGACCTGGTTACTTCCCGAGAATATCGCCGACGTACTGCCGTCGGAAGCGCGCAAGATCGAGGAGCTGCGCCGCAGGCTGCTCGACCGCTTCCGTTCTTACGGCTACGAAATGGTGATGCCGCCGCTGCTCGAGTACCTCGAGTCGCTGCTGACGAGCGGCGGCGCCGACCTGCGGCTGCGCACCTTCAAGCTGGTCGATCAGCTGTCGGGCCGCACGCTCGGTCTGCGCGCCGACATCACGCCGCAGGTCGCGCGGATCGACGCGCACCTGCTGAACCGCCAGGGCGTCACGCGCCTTTGCTACGCCGGCCACGTGATGCACACGCGCCCGCGCGGTCTGCACGCGACGCGCGAGCAGATCCAGATCGGCGCCGAAATCTACGGGCATGCGGGGCTGGAAGCCGACCTGGAGATCCAGCAGCTGATGCTCGACGCGCTGCATCTCGCGGGGCTGTCGCGGATTCGTCTGGACCTTTGCCATGCGGGCGTGCTCGCGGCGCTGCTCGCGCGCGATGCGCAGGCCACCGCGCGCGGCGAAGCGCTGTACGACGCACTGTCGGGCAAGGATGTGCCGCTGCTGCACGAGCTGACCGACGATCTCGGCGCCGACACGCGCGCGGCGCTGCGCGCGCTGCCGCACCTGTACGGCGACGCCAGCGTGCTCGACGAAGCGCGGGCGCGGCTGCCCGTGCTGCCGGAAATCACGCGCGCGCTGGACGATCTCGCGCAGCTCGCGGCGAGCGCGAAGGGCGTCGAAGTCGCCGTTGATCTCGCCGATCTGCGCGGCTATGCGTACCACAGCGGCGCAATGTTTACCGCTTACATCGACGGCGTGCCCAACGCGATCGCGCGCGGCGGCCGCTACGACCACGTGGGTCAGGCATACGGCCGGGCGCGCCCGGCGACGGGTTTCTCGCTCGACCTGCGCGAGCTCGCGCGGATTTCCCCGGTCGAGGCGCGCGGCACCGCGATTCTTGCGCCGTGGGCGCAGGACGATGCACTCAGCGCGGCCGTCGCCGCGCTGCGCGATGCGGGCGAGGTCGTGATCCAGGCGCTGCCCGGTCACGACCACGTGCTCGACGAGTTCGCATGCGACCGTTCGCTCGTCGAACGCGCGGGCGCATGGGTGGTCGAGCCCCGTTAA
- a CDS encoding adenylosuccinate synthase produces the protein MSASAVNVTPGRNVVVVGTQWGDEGKGKIVDWLTDHAQGVVRFQGGHNAGHTLIIGGKKTILRLIPSGIMREGVACFIGNGVVLSPEALFKEIGELEEAGVNVRDRLFISEATTLILPYHIAIDQAREARKGAGKIGTTGRGIGPAYEDKVGRRALRVQDLFDPKTFADRLRENLDFHNFVLTQYLGGAAVDFQATLDTMLGYADRLKPMVADVSRRLYDANNAGQNLLFEGAQGTLLDIDHGTYPFVTSSNCVAGAASAGAGVGPQKLNYILGITKAYCTRVGSGPFPSELYDADNPQRQDQVGITLANVGKEFGSVTGRPRRTGWLDAAALRRSIQINGVSGLCMTKLDVLDGLDEVKLCVGYKIDGKDADILPRGAADVARCEPVYETFAGWKESTVGIKTWDALPANARAYLSRVQEVAGVPVDMISTGPDRDETILLRHPFKV, from the coding sequence ATGTCTGCCAGCGCAGTGAACGTGACTCCCGGGCGCAACGTCGTCGTCGTGGGAACGCAATGGGGTGATGAAGGCAAGGGCAAGATCGTCGACTGGCTGACGGACCACGCTCAGGGCGTCGTGCGTTTCCAGGGCGGTCACAACGCCGGCCACACCCTCATCATCGGCGGCAAGAAGACCATCTTGCGCCTCATTCCGTCGGGCATCATGCGTGAAGGCGTTGCCTGCTTCATCGGCAACGGCGTCGTGCTGTCCCCCGAGGCACTGTTCAAGGAAATCGGCGAGCTGGAAGAGGCCGGCGTCAACGTGCGCGACCGCCTGTTCATCTCCGAAGCGACCACGCTGATTCTGCCGTACCACATCGCGATCGACCAGGCGCGCGAAGCGCGCAAGGGCGCGGGCAAGATCGGCACGACCGGCCGCGGTATCGGCCCGGCGTACGAAGACAAGGTCGGCCGCCGCGCGCTGCGCGTGCAGGATCTGTTCGATCCGAAGACCTTCGCCGACCGTCTGCGCGAAAACCTCGATTTCCACAACTTCGTGCTGACCCAGTACCTGGGCGGCGCAGCAGTCGATTTCCAGGCCACGCTCGACACGATGCTTGGCTACGCCGATCGTCTGAAGCCGATGGTGGCCGACGTGTCGCGCCGTCTGTACGACGCGAACAACGCCGGTCAGAACCTGCTGTTCGAAGGCGCGCAGGGCACGCTGCTCGACATCGACCACGGCACCTATCCGTTCGTCACGTCGAGCAACTGCGTCGCGGGCGCGGCATCGGCCGGCGCCGGTGTCGGTCCGCAAAAGCTGAACTACATCCTCGGCATCACGAAGGCGTACTGCACGCGCGTCGGCTCGGGCCCGTTCCCGAGCGAGCTGTACGACGCCGACAACCCGCAGCGCCAGGATCAGGTCGGCATCACGCTCGCTAACGTCGGCAAGGAATTTGGTTCGGTCACCGGCCGTCCCCGCCGCACCGGCTGGCTCGACGCGGCGGCGCTGCGCCGCTCGATCCAGATCAACGGCGTGTCGGGCCTGTGCATGACGAAGCTCGACGTGCTCGACGGTCTCGACGAAGTGAAGCTGTGCGTCGGCTACAAGATCGACGGCAAGGACGCGGACATCCTGCCGCGCGGCGCAGCCGACGTCGCACGCTGCGAGCCGGTGTACGAAACGTTCGCCGGCTGGAAGGAAAGCACCGTCGGCATCAAGACGTGGGATGCGCTGCCGGCCAACGCGCGCGCCTACTTGAGCCGCGTGCAGGAAGTGGCCGGCGTGCCGGTCGACATGATTTCGACGGGGCCGGACCGCGACGAAACGATCCTGCTCCGTCATCCGTTCAAGGTGTAA
- a CDS encoding phosphoribosyltransferase, translating to MTQQMTMTAADLMTDPRNDDKNLWVGWDEYHRLIELLALKVHESGWKFDQILCLARGGLRVGDQLSRIYDVPLAILATSSYREAAGTEQGELDIAQYITMTRGHLAGNVLLVDDLVDSGVTLARVQEHLKERYPAVTAVRSAVLWYKGCSKVKPDYHTQYLPTNPWIHQPFEEWDTVRPHNLEAWIKRGRAQRDGSGA from the coding sequence ATGACGCAGCAAATGACGATGACGGCGGCAGACTTGATGACCGATCCGCGCAACGACGACAAGAACCTCTGGGTAGGCTGGGACGAGTACCACCGCCTGATCGAGCTGCTGGCGCTCAAGGTTCACGAATCGGGCTGGAAGTTCGACCAGATCCTGTGCCTCGCGCGCGGCGGTCTGCGCGTGGGCGACCAGCTGTCGCGCATCTATGACGTGCCGCTCGCGATCCTCGCGACGAGTTCGTATCGGGAAGCTGCCGGCACCGAGCAGGGCGAGCTCGACATCGCGCAGTACATCACGATGACACGCGGCCATCTCGCGGGCAACGTGCTGCTGGTCGACGATCTCGTCGATTCCGGCGTGACGCTCGCGCGTGTGCAGGAGCATCTGAAGGAGCGCTATCCGGCCGTGACGGCCGTGCGCTCGGCCGTGCTCTGGTACAAGGGTTGCTCGAAGGTCAAGCCCGACTATCACACGCAGTACCTGCCGACGAATCCGTGGATTCATCAGCCGTTCGAGGAGTGGGACACCGTTCGTCCGCACAACCTCGAGGCATGGATCAAACGCGGTCGCGCGCAGCGCGACGGTTCGGGCGCGTAA
- a CDS encoding potassium transporter Kup, whose translation MNDTTQATDAAHAHSTHQHSMQALAIAAIGVVFGDIGTSPLYSLKEAFSPAHGIPLTESSILGVISLLFWAIVLVVGIKYLLFVMRADNNGEGGVLALMALSLRPLDSKTRVAGALMALGIFGACMFYGDAVITPAISVMSAVEGLEIATPHLSHLVLPITIVILIALFWIQRHGTAMVGKLFGPIMVLWFVAIAALGVYHISRVPGIVAAINPYYAASFMADHLLQAYVVLGSVVLVLTGAEALYADMGHFGAKPIRLAAYGLVMPSLVLNYFGQGALLMQNPKAIENPFFLMAPEWALLPLVVLSTVATVIASQAVISGAYSLTSQAIQLGYVPRMKVLHTSELAIGQIYVPVVNWLLLAVILCIVIGFKSSDNLAAAYGIAVTATMVITTVLAAVVMVRVWNWNRLLVGAIIAVFLAVDLGFFGANLLKVAQGGWLPLGIGALLFFLLMTWYKGRHIVKERTAADGIPLEPFLQGLLAHPPHRVSGTAIYLTGNDKLVPVSLLHNLKHNKVLHERTIFLTFVTRDIPYVRDDKRLSSRDAGGGLYIVKAEYGFNETPDVKAVLEEFGRTHDMTFELMDTSFFLARETVVPTHLPGMSIWRERVFAWMHQNAAKPTDFFSIPANRVVELGTKIEI comes from the coding sequence ATGAACGACACGACCCAGGCGACCGACGCAGCCCACGCGCATTCGACGCACCAACACTCGATGCAGGCGCTCGCGATAGCGGCTATCGGCGTCGTGTTCGGCGACATCGGCACGAGCCCGCTGTATTCGCTGAAGGAGGCGTTCAGCCCCGCCCACGGCATTCCGCTGACCGAGAGCTCGATCCTCGGCGTGATCTCATTGTTGTTCTGGGCGATCGTGCTCGTGGTCGGCATCAAGTACCTGCTGTTCGTGATGCGCGCCGACAACAACGGGGAAGGCGGCGTGCTCGCGCTGATGGCGCTGTCGCTGCGGCCGCTCGACTCGAAGACGCGAGTGGCCGGCGCGCTGATGGCGCTCGGGATCTTCGGCGCATGCATGTTCTACGGCGATGCCGTGATCACACCGGCGATCTCGGTGATGTCGGCGGTCGAAGGGCTCGAGATCGCGACGCCGCATCTGTCCCACCTCGTGTTGCCGATCACGATCGTGATCCTGATCGCGCTGTTCTGGATCCAGCGCCACGGCACCGCGATGGTCGGCAAGCTGTTCGGGCCGATCATGGTGCTGTGGTTCGTCGCGATCGCGGCGCTGGGCGTCTATCACATCTCGCGCGTGCCGGGCATCGTCGCGGCGATCAACCCGTATTACGCGGCGTCGTTCATGGCCGACCATCTGCTCCAGGCATACGTGGTGCTGGGTTCGGTCGTGCTGGTGCTGACCGGCGCCGAAGCGCTGTACGCCGACATGGGCCACTTCGGTGCAAAACCGATTCGCCTGGCCGCGTACGGGCTCGTGATGCCTTCGCTGGTGCTCAACTACTTCGGCCAGGGCGCGCTGCTGATGCAGAACCCGAAGGCCATCGAGAATCCGTTCTTCCTGATGGCGCCGGAGTGGGCGCTGCTGCCGCTCGTCGTGCTGTCGACGGTCGCGACCGTGATCGCATCGCAGGCCGTGATCTCGGGTGCGTATTCGCTGACGTCGCAGGCGATCCAGCTCGGCTACGTGCCGCGCATGAAGGTGCTGCATACGTCCGAGCTGGCGATCGGCCAGATCTACGTGCCGGTCGTCAACTGGCTGCTGCTGGCGGTGATCCTCTGCATCGTGATCGGCTTCAAGAGCTCAGACAATCTCGCGGCCGCGTACGGGATCGCGGTGACGGCGACGATGGTGATCACCACCGTGCTCGCGGCCGTCGTGATGGTACGGGTGTGGAACTGGAACCGGCTGCTGGTCGGCGCGATCATCGCCGTGTTCCTCGCGGTTGACCTCGGCTTTTTCGGCGCGAACCTGCTGAAGGTCGCGCAGGGCGGCTGGCTGCCGCTCGGCATCGGCGCGCTGCTGTTCTTCCTGCTGATGACCTGGTACAAGGGCCGCCACATCGTCAAGGAGCGCACGGCCGCCGACGGCATTCCGCTCGAGCCGTTCCTGCAGGGGCTGCTCGCGCACCCGCCGCACCGCGTGTCGGGCACGGCCATCTACCTGACGGGCAACGACAAGCTCGTGCCGGTCAGCCTGCTGCACAACCTGAAGCACAACAAGGTGCTGCACGAGCGGACCATTTTCCTCACGTTCGTCACGCGCGACATTCCGTACGTGCGCGACGACAAGCGCCTCAGCTCGCGCGATGCGGGCGGCGGCCTCTATATCGTCAAGGCCGAGTACGGCTTCAACGAGACGCCGGACGTGAAGGCCGTGCTCGAGGAATTCGGCCGCACGCACGACATGACGTTCGAGCTGATGGACACGTCGTTCTTCCTCGCGCGCGAGACGGTCGTGCCGACGCATCTGCCGGGCATGTCGATCTGGCGCGAACGCGTGTTCGCGTGGATGCACCAGAACGCGGCGAAGCCGACCGACTTCTTCTCGATTCCGGCGAACCGCGTCGTCGAGCTCGGCACCAAGATCGAGATCTGA
- a CDS encoding Tex family protein — translation MTETVALKIVQRIATELSVQPRQVAAAVQLLDEGSTVPFIARYRKEVTGNLDDTQLRQLEERLLYLRELEDRRATILASIDEQGKLTDELRAAIDAADSKQVLEDLYLPYKPKRRTRAQIAREAGLEPLAHALLANPLLDPQTEAAAYVDADKGVADVKAALDGARDILSEQFGETAELLGKLRDYLHSQGVVSSAVVEGKENEEGEKFRDYYDYSETLRTVPSHRALALFRGRNAGVLTVKLGLGDELDAQVPHPGEAMIARHFGIANQNRPADKWLSDVCRWCWRVKVQPHIENELLTQLRETAEAEAIRVFARNLKDLLLAAPAGPKAVIGLDPGLRTGVKVAVVDRTGKLLATDTIYPHEPRRDWDGSLAKLARIAAQTQAELISIGNGTASRETDKLASELIAKHPELRLQKIVVSEAGASVYSASELAAKEFPDLDVSLRGAVSIARRLQDPLAELVKIEPKAIGVGQYQHDVNQRELARSLDAVVEDCVNAVGVDANTASVALLARVSGLNATLARNIVDFRDANGPFPSRDHLRKVPRLGDKTFEQAAGFLRINGGENPLDRSSVHPEAYPVVERILAKINKRIDDVLGSRDALSGLSPAEFVDERFGLPTVRDILSELEKPGRDPRPEFKTATFRDGVEKVSDLMPGMLLEGVVTNVAAFGAFVDIGVHQDGLVHVSAMSTKFIKDPHEVVKAGQVVKVKVLDVDVKRQRIALTMRLDDEAAAPGGAAPRGGQDRGSAGRGAARPQRSREPEPAGAMAAAFAKLKR, via the coding sequence ATGACGGAAACCGTAGCACTCAAGATCGTACAGCGCATCGCCACCGAACTGTCCGTCCAGCCGCGCCAGGTCGCGGCGGCGGTGCAACTCCTCGACGAAGGCTCGACCGTTCCGTTCATTGCCCGGTACCGCAAGGAAGTGACGGGCAATCTGGACGACACGCAACTGCGCCAGCTCGAGGAACGCCTGCTGTATCTGCGCGAGCTCGAGGATCGCCGCGCGACGATCCTGGCGAGCATCGACGAACAGGGCAAGCTGACCGACGAGCTGCGCGCCGCGATCGACGCGGCCGACAGCAAGCAGGTGCTCGAAGATCTCTATCTGCCGTACAAGCCGAAGCGCCGCACGCGCGCGCAGATCGCCCGCGAAGCCGGCCTCGAGCCGCTCGCGCACGCACTGCTCGCGAACCCGCTGCTCGATCCGCAGACGGAAGCCGCCGCATACGTCGACGCCGACAAGGGCGTCGCCGACGTCAAGGCGGCGCTCGACGGCGCACGCGACATCCTGTCCGAGCAATTCGGCGAAACGGCCGAGCTGCTCGGCAAGCTGCGCGATTACCTGCATAGCCAGGGCGTCGTGTCGTCGGCCGTCGTCGAGGGCAAGGAAAACGAGGAAGGCGAGAAGTTCCGCGACTACTACGACTACTCGGAAACGCTCCGCACCGTGCCGTCGCACCGCGCGCTCGCACTGTTCCGCGGCCGCAACGCCGGCGTGCTGACCGTCAAGCTCGGCCTCGGCGACGAACTCGACGCACAGGTTCCGCACCCGGGCGAAGCGATGATCGCGCGCCATTTCGGCATCGCGAACCAGAACCGGCCGGCCGACAAATGGCTGTCCGACGTGTGCCGCTGGTGCTGGCGCGTCAAGGTGCAGCCGCATATCGAGAACGAGCTGCTCACGCAACTGCGCGAGACGGCCGAAGCCGAGGCGATCCGCGTGTTCGCGCGCAACCTGAAGGATCTGCTGCTCGCGGCGCCGGCCGGCCCGAAGGCCGTGATCGGCCTCGACCCCGGTCTGCGCACGGGCGTGAAGGTCGCCGTCGTCGATCGCACCGGCAAGCTGCTCGCAACCGACACGATCTACCCGCACGAGCCGCGCCGCGACTGGGACGGCTCGCTCGCGAAGCTCGCGCGCATCGCCGCGCAGACGCAAGCGGAGCTGATCAGCATCGGCAACGGCACCGCTTCGCGCGAAACCGACAAGCTCGCGAGCGAACTGATCGCCAAGCATCCGGAATTGCGCTTGCAGAAGATCGTCGTATCGGAGGCCGGTGCGTCGGTGTACTCGGCGTCCGAGCTGGCCGCAAAGGAATTCCCTGACCTCGACGTGTCGCTGCGCGGCGCCGTGTCGATCGCGCGGCGCCTGCAGGATCCGCTCGCCGAACTCGTGAAGATCGAGCCGAAGGCGATCGGCGTCGGCCAGTACCAGCACGACGTGAACCAGCGCGAACTGGCCCGCTCGCTCGACGCGGTGGTCGAGGACTGCGTGAACGCGGTCGGCGTCGACGCGAATACCGCGTCGGTCGCGCTGCTCGCGCGCGTGTCGGGCCTGAATGCGACGCTCGCCCGCAACATCGTCGACTTCCGCGACGCGAACGGCCCGTTCCCGTCGCGCGACCACCTGCGCAAGGTGCCGCGTCTCGGCGACAAGACCTTCGAACAGGCAGCCGGCTTCCTGCGCATCAACGGCGGCGAGAATCCGCTCGATCGCTCGTCGGTGCACCCGGAGGCCTACCCGGTCGTCGAGCGGATTCTCGCGAAGATCAACAAGCGCATCGACGACGTGCTGGGCAGCCGCGACGCGCTGTCGGGCCTGTCGCCGGCTGAATTCGTCGACGAGCGCTTCGGCCTGCCGACCGTGCGCGACATTCTGTCCGAGCTGGAAAAGCCGGGGCGCGATCCGCGGCCCGAATTCAAGACCGCCACGTTCCGCGACGGCGTCGAGAAGGTGTCCGACCTGATGCCCGGCATGCTGCTCGAAGGTGTCGTGACCAACGTCGCCGCGTTCGGTGCGTTCGTGGACATCGGCGTGCATCAGGACGGCCTCGTCCACGTGTCCGCGATGTCGACGAAATTCATCAAGGACCCGCACGAAGTCGTGAAGGCCGGTCAGGTCGTCAAGGTCAAGGTGCTCGACGTCGACGTGAAGCGCCAGCGCATCGCACTGACGATGCGCCTGGACGACGAAGCTGCCGCCCCCGGCGGCGCCGCGCCGCGCGGCGGCCAGGACCGCGGCAGCGCCGGCCGCGGCGCGGCCCGCCCGCAACGCTCGCGCGAGCCGGAGCCGGCCGGCGCGATGGCTGCGGCGTTCGCGAAGCTGAAGCGCTGA
- a CDS encoding YdcH family protein: protein MQNRPTEQQQELHNRLAALQEQHRQLAREIELKEGHSDIDDVTLHRLKKEKLAAKDKIILLQSQLEPDKRA from the coding sequence ATGCAAAACCGTCCCACGGAACAGCAGCAGGAATTGCACAACCGTTTGGCTGCACTGCAGGAGCAGCATCGGCAGCTCGCTCGGGAGATCGAGCTGAAGGAAGGACACTCCGACATCGACGACGTCACGTTGCACCGCCTGAAGAAGGAAAAGCTGGCGGCCAAGGACAAAATCATTTTGCTGCAATCGCAGCTGGAACCGGATAAGCGCGCCTGA
- a CDS encoding ATP-dependent DNA helicase, protein MNSPLEANPDARRDTSSAGRARAPAGTFELSRKRVDELDTIFGADGLLARALDGYHPRQSQIEMARAVASAMEASARRMPDPEIFETRKRPARRLGEGAADKAAQAGADDAAAEADSDAADNTLIVEAGTGTGKTYAYLVPAMLWGGKVIVSTGTKHLQDQLFQRDIPTVRNALAVPVTVAMLKGRANYLCHYYLQRTADNGRLPSRQDTAYLQEIVRFAKVTKSGDKAELASVPETAPVWSMVTSTRDNCLGQECPYYKECFVMQARREAQQADIVVVNHHLFFADIMLRDTGMAELLPNANTVIFDEAHQLPETATLFFGETLSTTQILELARDTVAEGLSHARDAVEWVKLGGDLERAARDLRLAFANDQIVRMSLAQLGDDHPMFAALDALEVALDALASALAGQAERAESLGACLRRARELQALLAGWVAPGAAQAAADADARAAGNDGAADDPNEKVRWVEVFAHTVQLHETPLSVAPIFAKQRAGVPRAWVFTSATLSVRGDFTHYAAQMGLSSRRSMTLASPFDYQTQGLLYVPRNLPQPSSPGFTDAVFDAALPAIEASGGGVFMLCTTLRAVDRIASKLRDVIESRGWKTPLLVQGDASRTELLDRFRAYGNAILVGSQSFWEGVDVRGDALSLVVIDKLPFAPPDDPVLAARLDALTKKGLSPFAVHQLPQAVITLKQGAGRLIRAETDRGVLMICDTRLVDKPYGRRIWQSLPPFKRTREIAVVQDFFDDHRAGKSA, encoded by the coding sequence TTGAACTCACCGCTTGAAGCCAATCCCGATGCCCGGCGTGACACGTCGTCCGCCGGGCGCGCCCGCGCGCCCGCAGGCACGTTCGAGCTGAGCCGCAAGCGCGTCGACGAGCTCGATACGATCTTCGGCGCCGACGGGCTGCTCGCGCGCGCGCTCGACGGCTATCATCCGCGCCAGTCCCAGATCGAGATGGCGCGCGCGGTCGCGTCGGCGATGGAGGCGTCCGCGCGTCGGATGCCCGATCCGGAAATCTTCGAAACCCGCAAGCGGCCGGCGCGCCGCCTCGGCGAAGGCGCCGCCGACAAGGCAGCGCAAGCCGGCGCGGACGACGCCGCGGCCGAGGCCGACAGCGACGCCGCGGACAACACGCTGATCGTCGAGGCCGGCACCGGCACCGGCAAGACCTACGCCTACCTGGTGCCCGCGATGCTGTGGGGCGGCAAGGTGATCGTGTCGACCGGCACGAAGCACTTGCAGGACCAGCTGTTCCAGCGCGACATCCCGACCGTGCGCAACGCGCTGGCGGTGCCCGTGACGGTCGCGATGCTCAAGGGCCGCGCCAACTACCTGTGCCATTACTACCTGCAGCGCACCGCCGACAACGGCCGCCTGCCGTCGCGGCAGGACACCGCGTATCTGCAGGAGATCGTCCGTTTCGCGAAGGTGACGAAGAGCGGCGACAAGGCCGAGCTCGCGAGCGTGCCGGAGACGGCGCCCGTGTGGTCGATGGTCACGTCGACGCGCGACAACTGCCTCGGCCAGGAGTGCCCGTATTACAAGGAGTGCTTCGTGATGCAGGCGCGTCGCGAAGCGCAGCAGGCCGACATCGTCGTGGTCAACCATCACCTGTTCTTCGCGGACATCATGCTGCGCGACACCGGGATGGCCGAACTGCTGCCGAACGCGAACACGGTGATCTTCGACGAAGCGCACCAGTTGCCGGAGACGGCCACGCTGTTTTTCGGCGAGACGCTGTCGACCACGCAGATCCTCGAACTGGCGCGCGATACCGTCGCCGAGGGCTTGAGCCATGCGCGCGATGCGGTCGAGTGGGTGAAGCTCGGCGGCGATCTGGAGCGTGCCGCGCGCGATCTGCGGCTCGCGTTCGCGAACGATCAGATCGTGCGCATGTCGCTCGCGCAGCTCGGTGACGATCACCCGATGTTCGCCGCGCTCGACGCGCTCGAGGTCGCACTCGATGCGCTCGCCTCGGCGCTCGCGGGGCAGGCCGAGCGTGCAGAATCGCTCGGCGCATGCCTGCGGCGCGCGCGCGAACTGCAGGCGCTGCTGGCGGGCTGGGTCGCGCCCGGCGCCGCGCAGGCGGCAGCGGATGCCGACGCGCGAGCGGCCGGCAACGACGGGGCTGCCGACGACCCGAACGAGAAGGTGCGCTGGGTCGAAGTGTTCGCGCATACGGTCCAGTTGCACGAGACGCCGCTGTCGGTCGCGCCGATTTTCGCGAAGCAGCGCGCCGGCGTGCCGCGTGCATGGGTATTCACGTCGGCGACGCTGTCCGTGCGCGGCGACTTCACGCACTACGCGGCGCAGATGGGGCTCAGCTCACGCCGCTCGATGACGCTCGCGAGCCCGTTCGACTATCAGACGCAGGGGCTGCTGTACGTGCCGCGCAACCTGCCGCAACCGTCGTCGCCCGGATTCACCGACGCGGTGTTCGACGCGGCGCTGCCGGCGATCGAGGCGTCGGGCGGCGGCGTGTTCATGCTGTGCACGACGCTGCGCGCGGTCGACCGGATCGCATCGAAGCTGCGCGACGTGATCGAGTCGCGCGGCTGGAAGACGCCGCTGCTGGTGCAGGGCGACGCGAGCCGGACCGAGCTGCTCGATCGCTTCCGTGCATACGGCAATGCGATCCTGGTCGGCAGCCAGAGTTTCTGGGAAGGCGTGGACGTGCGCGGCGATGCGCTGTCGCTCGTCGTGATCGACAAGCTGCCGTTCGCGCCGCCCGACGATCCGGTGCTGGCTGCGCGGCTCGACGCGCTGACCAAGAAGGGCCTCAGCCCGTTCGCCGTGCATCAGCTGCCGCAGGCGGTGATCACGCTGAAGCAGGGCGCCGGCCGCCTGATCCGTGCCGAAACCGACCGCGGCGTGCTGATGATCTGCGACACGCGGCTCGTGGACAAGCCTTACGGTCGCCGGATCTGGCAAAGCCTGCCGCCGTTCAAGCGCACGCGCGAGATCGCGGTCGTGCAGGACTTCTTCGACGATCATCGCGCCGGAAAGAGCGCGTGA
- a CDS encoding outer membrane protein assembly factor BamD encodes MMNSTKRTAKTVAARAAAVAAAALIAGCHGLPQKQDETATWSNNKLYSEAQDALSGGDWGKCAKYFESLQGRDPFGHFAQQAQINVAYCNWKDNEAAAADQAVDRFIQLHPDHPDIPYAYYLKGMIHFNDDLGLFGRFSGQDMSERDPQALRESYDAFKVVVDRYPKSKYAPDAAARMRYIVNALASHEVHAADYYYRRGAYVAAINRAQLAIKDYKGAPAIEDALHIMVLSYGKLNQPQLAEDTKRVLAGTFPDSPYITGHSRPGAKRSWWQF; translated from the coding sequence ATGATGAATTCGACCAAACGTACGGCCAAAACCGTCGCCGCCCGAGCTGCGGCGGTAGCGGCCGCGGCCCTCATCGCCGGCTGCCACGGCTTGCCGCAGAAGCAGGACGAGACGGCTACCTGGTCGAACAACAAATTATACTCAGAGGCCCAGGACGCACTGTCCGGCGGCGACTGGGGCAAATGCGCGAAATATTTCGAATCGCTGCAAGGCCGCGATCCGTTCGGCCATTTCGCGCAACAGGCGCAGATCAACGTCGCGTACTGCAACTGGAAGGACAACGAAGCGGCCGCCGCCGATCAGGCCGTCGACCGCTTCATCCAGCTTCACCCCGATCACCCGGACATCCCGTACGCGTACTACCTGAAGGGGATGATCCACTTCAACGACGATCTCGGGCTGTTCGGCCGCTTCTCCGGCCAGGACATGAGCGAGCGCGACCCGCAGGCGCTGCGCGAGTCGTACGATGCGTTCAAGGTCGTCGTCGACCGCTATCCGAAGAGCAAGTACGCACCCGACGCCGCCGCGCGGATGCGCTACATCGTCAACGCGCTGGCGTCGCACGAAGTGCATGCGGCCGATTACTACTATCGGCGCGGCGCGTACGTCGCGGCGATCAACCGCGCGCAGCTCGCGATCAAGGACTACAAGGGCGCGCCGGCGATCGAGGACGCGCTGCACATCATGGTCCTGTCGTACGGCAAGCTGAACCAGCCGCAGCTCGCGGAAGACACGAAGCGCGTGCTCGCAGGAACGTTCCCGGACAGCCCGTACATCACCGGCCATTCACGCCCCGGCGCGAAGCGGTCGTGGTGGCAGTTCTGA